The following coding sequences are from one Microbacterium wangchenii window:
- a CDS encoding DUF6760 family protein, translated as MTYAAGRIHEEVAYVAYHFHWSLNDILDLEHPQRQRYVAEIAKINRRMSEGD; from the coding sequence ATGACGTACGCGGCCGGCCGTATCCACGAGGAGGTCGCGTACGTCGCCTACCACTTCCACTGGTCCTTGAACGACATCCTCGACCTCGAGCACCCCCAGCGGCAGCGTTACGTCGCCGAGATCGCGAAGATCAACCGGCGTATGAGCGAGGGGGACTGA
- a CDS encoding phage tail protein translates to MAMDPFDSSPANAFTVTIDGIEIPKVVEVSGLKTEVDKIELKQQTKDGKYIVRQLIGRPKAGQFTVTRGLTDSKTVTDWLKVVMEGDVAGARKTASVALLDYKGETIKTYNFVNCWVQSVELNSLKAGATEQATEKFTVCYDESSVA, encoded by the coding sequence ATGGCAATGGATCCGTTCGACTCATCGCCCGCCAATGCGTTCACCGTGACCATCGACGGCATCGAGATCCCCAAGGTCGTCGAGGTCTCCGGTCTGAAGACCGAGGTCGACAAGATCGAGCTGAAGCAGCAGACCAAGGACGGCAAGTACATCGTCCGCCAGCTCATCGGGCGTCCCAAGGCCGGGCAGTTCACCGTCACGCGGGGCCTCACCGACTCCAAGACAGTGACCGACTGGCTGAAGGTCGTGATGGAGGGGGATGTCGCCGGCGCCCGCAAGACCGCATCGGTGGCGTTGCTGGACTACAAGGGCGAGACCATCAAGACCTACAACTTCGTCAACTGCTGGGTGCAGAGCGTCGAGCTGAACAGCCTCAAGGCCGGCGCGACCGAGCAGGCGACGGAGAAGTTCACCGTCTGCTACGACGAATCGAGCGTGGCGTGA